One Kosmotoga arenicorallina S304 genomic window carries:
- a CDS encoding deoxynucleoside kinase, with protein MMLSKLTGKYIAVEGVIGVGKTTLVRFLSRRYFLPTVLEVVEENPFLGKFYEDMDRWAFQTQLFFLLSRFDQQNDLARKLKEGAGIVSDYIFEKDHLFASLTLKDEQKMLYERIFGLLKEQVPKPDLVIYLYASVDVLMSRITLRDRPFERSMDRSYIELLADTYEAFFEKFTNTPVLRIDTTNIDFVKNEHDLNFIFELIEGRFQS; from the coding sequence ATGATGCTATCAAAACTAACCGGTAAGTATATTGCAGTTGAAGGTGTAATAGGGGTAGGCAAAACAACACTGGTAAGGTTCTTATCCCGTCGATATTTTCTTCCCACTGTTCTGGAAGTCGTTGAGGAAAATCCGTTTCTTGGGAAGTTTTACGAAGATATGGATAGGTGGGCTTTTCAAACCCAGCTATTCTTTCTATTAAGCAGGTTTGATCAGCAAAACGATCTCGCCAGGAAACTGAAAGAAGGAGCAGGGATTGTCTCAGATTATATCTTTGAAAAAGACCATCTCTTTGCTTCTTTGACTCTTAAAGATGAACAGAAAATGCTTTATGAAAGAATCTTTGGCCTGCTAAAAGAGCAGGTCCCCAAACCAGACCTGGTGATTTATCTTTATGCTTCTGTGGACGTACTCATGTCAAGAATAACCCTTAGAGACCGTCCCTTCGAGAGAAGTATGGACCGCAGTTATATTGAGCTCCTTGCAGACACTTATGAAGCCTTTTTTGAGAAATTCACCAACACACCTGTTTTACGGATAGACACGACTAACATCGATTTTGTGAAGAACGAACATGATTTGAATTTCATCTTTGAATTGATAGAAGGGAGATTTCAATCATGA
- a CDS encoding deoxynucleoside kinase, with protein MIIGICGNIGAGKSSLTSLLERVQGFTPVYEAVDENPFLKDFYSDMKRWAFHSQLFFLIKRFDFLKRVEDEGKIIIQDRTIYEDVEIFAKNLHLMGYIDERDWRLYRDTFYTLSDHLKAPTGMIYIKCSVPTLIERIKMRGRGYESNIEPEYLQRLNSLYDTWFESYTASEKLVINGDTHDFIASKKDQQIVLKDISDFVKKLSAGVQSSLFNGEP; from the coding sequence ATGATTATTGGTATTTGCGGTAACATTGGAGCAGGAAAATCATCTCTTACGTCTCTCCTTGAGAGGGTGCAGGGATTTACACCCGTTTATGAAGCCGTTGACGAAAATCCTTTTCTTAAGGATTTCTATTCTGATATGAAGCGCTGGGCCTTTCATTCACAACTGTTTTTCCTTATAAAGCGTTTTGATTTTCTTAAAAGAGTTGAAGATGAAGGTAAAATCATCATTCAAGATAGGACTATCTATGAAGATGTGGAAATCTTCGCCAAAAACCTTCATCTAATGGGGTATATTGATGAAAGAGATTGGAGACTTTATCGTGATACCTTTTATACACTTTCCGATCATCTCAAAGCGCCAACGGGGATGATTTACATAAAATGTTCGGTACCGACGCTTATTGAAAGGATTAAAATGCGTGGAAGGGGATATGAAAGCAATATCGAACCGGAATATCTGCAACGATTAAACAGCCTTTACGATACATGGTTTGAAAGCTATACAGCTTCAGAAAAGCTGGTTATTAATGGCGATACCCACGATTTTATAGCAAGTAAAAAAGATCAGCAAATAGTATTAAAAGATATTTCAGATTTTGTGAAAAAACTTTCAGCCGGGGTTCAATCCAGCTTGTTCAATGGTGAACCATGA